A region of Haladaptatus caseinilyticus DNA encodes the following proteins:
- a CDS encoding ABC transporter ATP-binding protein: MTDTLLQVKDLKTQFFTEEGVVRAVDGISFDVKKGEIVGLVGESGAGKSVAAQSILRLIDHPGEIVGGEVRFKDELLFGVEEGPDGELETRDEMLSNEEMRRRIRGKEIAIIFQDPMESLNPVFTVGNQLREFIEINRGLSKKEAKEEAVHMLREVGIPEPEARYDNYPHQFSGGMRQRVLIAMALACEPSLIIADEPTTALDVTVEGQILSLVNDLQDKYDTSFIWVTHDMGVVAELCDRVNVMYLGEIVEQATVDDLFYDTKHPYTQALLDSMPRPDQTVHELTPIRGVMPEAINPPHGCRFHTRCPDAREVCQEVHPDCREVTEAGENSHKAACVKHDEFDVGYDFSDPIDVRAKEGITGDIVTESTRGDD, translated from the coding sequence ATGACAGACACATTATTGCAAGTCAAGGACCTGAAGACACAGTTTTTCACCGAGGAGGGCGTCGTTCGCGCAGTCGATGGTATCTCCTTCGACGTGAAAAAAGGCGAAATCGTCGGCCTCGTGGGCGAAAGCGGGGCCGGAAAGAGCGTCGCCGCCCAGAGCATTCTCCGCCTCATCGATCATCCCGGCGAAATCGTCGGGGGCGAAGTCCGCTTCAAGGATGAACTGCTGTTCGGCGTCGAAGAAGGGCCGGACGGCGAATTGGAGACGCGCGACGAGATGCTGTCGAACGAGGAGATGCGACGGCGGATTCGTGGCAAGGAGATCGCCATCATCTTCCAGGATCCGATGGAGAGCCTGAATCCCGTGTTCACGGTCGGCAATCAGCTTCGGGAGTTCATCGAAATCAATCGCGGCCTCTCGAAAAAGGAGGCAAAGGAAGAAGCGGTGCACATGCTTCGCGAGGTCGGGATTCCAGAACCCGAAGCACGCTACGACAACTACCCCCACCAATTCTCCGGTGGGATGCGCCAGCGTGTGCTCATCGCCATGGCGTTGGCCTGCGAACCGAGCCTCATCATCGCGGACGAACCCACGACGGCGCTGGACGTGACCGTCGAGGGTCAAATCCTTTCGTTGGTGAACGATCTGCAGGACAAATACGATACGAGTTTTATCTGGGTGACCCACGACATGGGGGTCGTCGCCGAGCTCTGTGACCGTGTCAACGTGATGTATCTCGGCGAAATCGTGGAACAGGCGACGGTAGACGACCTGTTCTACGATACGAAACACCCCTATACGCAGGCGCTTTTGGATTCGATGCCGCGCCCCGACCAGACCGTGCACGAACTAACCCCGATTCGTGGCGTGATGCCCGAAGCGATTAACCCGCCGCATGGGTGTCGCTTCCACACGCGGTGTCCCGATGCCCGAGAAGTATGTCAGGAGGTACATCCCGACTGCCGTGAGGTCACGGAGGCAGGTGAAAACTCTCACAAAGCAGCCTGTGTGAAGCACGACGAGTTCGATGTCGGCTACGATTTCAGCGATCCGATCGATGTTCGTGCGAAGGAAGGAATCACCGGCGACATCGTAACTGAGTCAACCAGAGGAGACGATTGA
- a CDS encoding SDR family oxidoreductase, whose translation MSFSEKTVIVTGSGSGMGQAIAERFASKGAAVVCADIDIDAATQTAEKIERDDGTALALEVDVSSEDDVKTMIERTVAEFETLDVLHNNAGIPQQATLIEDVSETEWDRIISVNLKSAFLGVKYAVPYLRDGGGVVLNTASTAAIRPRTGLSAYVASKGGMVALTKQLAYELAPSIRVNAICPVATETPMLSKFAGEDLSVAEMQQTIPLGRLAEPTDIAAAATFLASDDAEMITGTALEVDGGRDI comes from the coding sequence ATGAGCTTTTCCGAGAAGACGGTGATAGTAACGGGGTCGGGTTCCGGGATGGGCCAAGCCATCGCGGAGAGATTCGCGTCCAAAGGGGCAGCGGTCGTGTGTGCGGATATCGATATCGATGCTGCTACCCAAACTGCTGAGAAAATCGAACGCGACGACGGGACTGCTCTAGCACTCGAAGTCGATGTCTCGTCCGAAGACGACGTGAAGACGATGATCGAGCGAACGGTGGCGGAGTTCGAGACGCTCGATGTGTTGCACAACAATGCAGGCATCCCTCAGCAGGCGACCCTGATCGAGGACGTCTCCGAGACGGAATGGGACCGGATTATCTCCGTCAACCTAAAAAGCGCCTTTCTCGGGGTGAAATACGCTGTCCCATATCTTCGCGACGGCGGTGGTGTTGTTCTCAACACTGCATCTACGGCAGCGATTCGACCACGAACCGGACTTTCGGCATACGTCGCATCGAAAGGCGGGATGGTCGCACTAACAAAGCAACTTGCCTATGAACTCGCACCATCCATCCGTGTAAATGCTATCTGTCCCGTAGCGACGGAGACACCGATGTTGTCGAAGTTTGCGGGCGAAGATCTTAGCGTAGCCGAGATGCAACAGACGATTCCACTCGGACGCCTCGCCGAACCGACGGATATCGCCGCGGCGGCTACCTTCCTCGCGAGCGATGACGCCGAAATGATAACGGGAACCGCCCTCGAGGTCGACGGTGGGAGGGATATCTGA
- a CDS encoding Lrp/AsnC family transcriptional regulator, with amino-acid sequence MTKGYSASDDFDEVDLKLLTFIEDDFDVSLDVISDELDLSKSAVHYRLNKMKESGVIKGITADLNPAPFELDMVAITEVSVTHEKGYSTDIGNKLADITGVEQVYYTMGDVDFMVLTRVQDRNRMNEVIDQMVAIDGVNETSSRFVMDEVKNNPKFMDNFSQE; translated from the coding sequence ATGACGAAGGGATATTCAGCGAGTGACGATTTCGATGAGGTCGATCTGAAACTGCTTACTTTTATCGAAGATGACTTTGACGTTAGTTTAGACGTGATATCAGACGAATTAGATCTTTCGAAATCAGCAGTCCATTATCGGCTCAACAAAATGAAAGAAAGTGGCGTGATCAAAGGTATCACCGCCGACTTGAATCCAGCGCCTTTCGAACTGGATATGGTGGCGATCACCGAGGTATCCGTCACCCACGAGAAAGGATATTCGACCGATATTGGGAACAAACTCGCAGATATTACGGGTGTAGAACAAGTATACTATACGATGGGTGATGTCGACTTCATGGTTCTCACCCGTGTCCAGGATCGAAATCGGATGAACGAAGTCATCGATCAAATGGTTGCCATCGATGGCGTTAACGAAACGTCCTCTCGATTCGTCATGGATGAAGTGAAAAACAATCCGAAATTCATGGATAACTTCTCTCAAGAGTGA
- a CDS encoding M20 family metallopeptidase yields MGNTEQVEELTTVIGDLVRIETENPPGNEKACTEYIANWFGERGIEADVIDEPYPDRPQVGVKVGSGGPTLVLNGHIDVVPAGDRDQWTHDPYAGDEADGRLYGRGSVDMKTGVAIGMLTVAHFADDIEAGELPGSLVFHAAIGEETAEPGTKTLLESGYDGDYGVVLEPTRLRTATSEKGLAWYEIVVTGDPSHASRPDQGTNAIRYAKPVLDALDEYDTEVRERSDRLVGQAYSTVTMFEAGTKENVVPEEAKITIDRRFLPDESVEEIDSEIDALVEDVEDEHDVTISWNRTRTYESAAIDEDSVLAAVFRKHSARVADVSPESWGVNASTDVRNFINDADTEAITWGPGDLAQAHTYDEHVELSSAADGLTALLGATEDILSENHASE; encoded by the coding sequence ATGGGCAACACGGAACAAGTAGAAGAACTGACGACCGTAATTGGCGACCTCGTCCGTATCGAGACGGAAAATCCGCCTGGGAACGAAAAAGCGTGTACGGAGTATATCGCCAACTGGTTCGGAGAACGAGGTATCGAGGCCGACGTAATCGATGAACCATATCCTGACCGACCCCAAGTCGGTGTCAAGGTCGGGAGCGGTGGACCGACACTCGTGTTAAACGGTCATATCGACGTCGTACCAGCAGGGGACAGAGATCAATGGACGCACGACCCGTATGCCGGTGATGAAGCGGACGGACGTCTCTATGGTCGTGGTAGCGTCGACATGAAGACCGGCGTTGCGATAGGGATGTTGACGGTAGCTCACTTTGCAGACGATATCGAAGCCGGAGAACTTCCAGGCTCGCTCGTTTTTCACGCTGCGATCGGTGAAGAAACGGCTGAACCGGGGACGAAGACTCTACTCGAGAGCGGGTACGACGGGGATTATGGTGTCGTTCTCGAGCCGACTCGGTTGCGCACTGCAACGAGCGAAAAGGGTCTGGCATGGTACGAAATCGTCGTTACTGGCGACCCATCACACGCGAGTCGACCCGATCAGGGAACGAACGCGATTCGGTATGCAAAACCCGTGTTGGACGCGCTCGATGAGTACGACACTGAGGTAAGAGAGCGAAGTGATCGACTGGTTGGGCAAGCGTATTCGACAGTCACGATGTTCGAAGCAGGAACGAAAGAGAACGTCGTCCCTGAAGAAGCAAAGATAACTATCGACCGTCGCTTTCTACCGGATGAAAGCGTCGAGGAAATCGACTCGGAAATCGATGCACTCGTGGAGGATGTCGAGGACGAACACGATGTTACGATCTCCTGGAACCGGACGCGGACATACGAGTCAGCTGCAATAGACGAGGATAGCGTACTTGCAGCTGTATTCCGGAAACACTCCGCACGGGTTGCAGACGTGTCTCCGGAATCGTGGGGCGTAAACGCGTCTACCGACGTTCGTAACTTCATCAACGATGCCGATACTGAAGCGATCACTTGGGGTCCGGGTGATTTGGCACAGGCACATACGTACGATGAACAT
- a CDS encoding aldehyde dehydrogenase family protein: protein MVQLDISFKERYSLFISGEQVPPSTDDYLPTYDPATGNSFAEIAIADSRDVDQAVTTARTAFESWRDVSPEKRGRIVHRIGRRIRDSADELAAIECKDQGKPMSQARSDIRGAWRYFEYYSGVADKLEGRSVPVGSDQVDYTFREPYGVSAQVTPWNFPGNLFARGVAPALVAGNTVVVKPAPQTTLSTLKLAELCSEAGLPDGAVNVVTGTGESAGQPLVSHPDIDTITFTGSVATGQSIMQHAADTVTPVTLELGGKNPAVVFPDAPLDQTAESIATAIFTNAGQVCSAADRLLVHEDIHDRLVDRIVSIVDEYEIGPGNADPDMGPLASAEHRDRVLEYIAVGKEAGAKPITGGNVPDRPGYFVEPTIFTDVQNEMRIAQEEIFGPVLSVISFRDEKAALSIANDTKYGLTAGIFTNDITRAHRLARYLEAGNVYVNKWFGDTTQTPFGGYKSSGIGREKGLEALDSYLQTKNVAIDISADGSGTLPGA from the coding sequence ATGGTTCAACTAGATATTTCTTTCAAGGAACGATATTCCCTCTTCATCAGTGGGGAACAAGTGCCCCCGTCTACGGACGACTATCTCCCGACATACGACCCTGCGACGGGGAATTCGTTTGCAGAAATCGCGATAGCCGACTCACGAGACGTCGATCAGGCAGTTACAACTGCTCGTACTGCTTTCGAATCGTGGCGAGATGTCTCCCCGGAAAAACGTGGTCGGATCGTTCATCGCATCGGTAGACGGATCCGTGACTCTGCTGACGAGCTAGCGGCAATCGAGTGCAAAGATCAGGGCAAACCGATGTCCCAGGCACGCAGCGATATACGCGGTGCGTGGCGATATTTCGAATACTATTCCGGGGTTGCTGATAAGCTCGAGGGACGAAGTGTTCCGGTTGGGTCGGATCAAGTCGATTATACATTCCGTGAACCGTACGGGGTGAGTGCACAAGTCACGCCATGGAATTTCCCCGGAAACCTGTTTGCTCGGGGTGTCGCACCGGCGTTGGTCGCCGGTAACACGGTCGTCGTCAAACCGGCCCCACAGACGACACTATCGACTCTCAAGCTTGCCGAACTCTGTTCTGAAGCCGGTCTACCAGATGGTGCCGTCAACGTCGTAACCGGAACTGGTGAATCGGCTGGACAACCGCTCGTGTCCCATCCCGATATCGATACGATCACCTTCACAGGGAGCGTCGCGACAGGCCAATCGATCATGCAGCATGCAGCGGACACCGTCACGCCGGTAACACTCGAACTTGGCGGGAAAAATCCAGCAGTAGTCTTCCCCGATGCACCCCTCGACCAGACCGCCGAAAGCATCGCTACTGCCATTTTCACGAACGCTGGGCAGGTCTGTTCAGCAGCCGATCGTCTCCTCGTTCACGAAGATATCCACGATCGATTGGTCGACCGAATCGTATCGATAGTCGATGAGTATGAAATCGGCCCGGGAAATGCCGACCCCGACATGGGTCCACTGGCGTCTGCTGAACACAGGGATCGGGTACTGGAATACATTGCAGTCGGAAAGGAAGCGGGTGCAAAGCCGATAACCGGCGGAAACGTACCCGACAGACCGGGCTACTTTGTCGAACCGACGATCTTCACCGATGTGCAAAACGAGATGCGGATCGCTCAGGAGGAAATATTTGGCCCAGTACTCTCTGTGATCTCCTTTCGTGATGAAAAAGCGGCACTATCGATAGCTAACGATACGAAGTATGGGCTGACAGCAGGGATATTCACGAACGATATTACTCGGGCCCACCGTCTCGCACGGTACCTCGAGGCGGGTAACGTCTACGTGAATAAATGGTTTGGAGATACGACACAGACGCCGTTCGGTGGCTACAAATCCAGCGGCATTGGTCGGGAGAAGGGCTTGGAAGCGCTAGATTCGTATCTTCAAACCAAGAACGTGGCGATCGACATCAGTGCAGATGGGAGCGGGACGCTACCTGGGGCGTGA
- a CDS encoding ABC transporter ATP-binding protein — protein MNNTVTTDRQVENEAAPSEPLVKVEGLTKHFSDGGGFLSGLFGDEQRVRAVEDVSFSIRKGETLGLVGESGCGKSTLARSILRLIEPTDGAVYFKGENVTALGGEQLRAQRKDMQMIFQDPQSSLDPRMKVGPIVEEPMKAHGMYDADEREERARELLEKVGLDPQHYNRHPHAFSGGQRQRVNLARALSVNPDFIVCDEPVTALDVSIQAQVLNTMKNLQEEFGLTYLFIAHDLSVIRHISDRVAVMYLGQLVELADKEELFENPQHPYTQALLESIPVPDPREAGTRGVLEGDVPSPIDPPSGCRFRTRCPKLIAPAEYEFSAEEWTNTRRFLRAVERRTLEPTTKADLESRFFDDAKPSGESGNIVDNAIGHVVNENWDQASELLVNSFAEQSICAQELPAYEVPTEYGTSQHYAACHRHRDDVIDSRQK, from the coding sequence ATGAACAACACAGTAACAACGGATAGACAAGTGGAGAACGAAGCAGCACCGAGTGAACCACTGGTCAAAGTGGAAGGACTCACGAAACATTTCTCGGATGGCGGTGGGTTTCTATCCGGGCTGTTCGGCGACGAACAGAGGGTACGTGCCGTCGAAGACGTTTCGTTCTCGATCCGCAAGGGGGAAACGCTGGGGTTAGTTGGTGAATCAGGGTGTGGGAAAAGCACGCTCGCCCGGTCTATCCTCCGCCTCATCGAACCGACCGACGGCGCGGTCTACTTTAAAGGAGAGAACGTGACTGCGCTGGGCGGGGAACAGCTGCGTGCTCAACGGAAAGACATGCAGATGATTTTCCAAGATCCGCAGTCGTCGCTCGATCCGCGGATGAAGGTCGGCCCAATCGTCGAAGAGCCGATGAAGGCTCACGGGATGTATGATGCGGATGAACGTGAAGAACGGGCGCGCGAGCTACTCGAAAAAGTCGGGCTCGACCCACAACATTACAACCGTCACCCGCACGCTTTCTCGGGTGGCCAGCGCCAGCGTGTGAACCTCGCTCGTGCTCTGAGTGTGAACCCGGATTTCATCGTCTGTGACGAACCGGTGACGGCATTGGACGTTTCGATCCAAGCACAGGTGCTGAACACGATGAAAAACCTACAGGAGGAATTCGGGCTAACATACCTCTTCATCGCGCACGACCTTTCCGTCATTCGCCACATTTCCGACCGCGTGGCGGTAATGTACCTCGGACAGTTGGTAGAGCTGGCGGACAAAGAAGAGCTCTTCGAGAACCCACAGCACCCCTACACGCAGGCACTGTTGGAATCCATCCCGGTACCTGATCCGCGTGAAGCGGGAACGCGTGGCGTTCTCGAAGGCGACGTTCCGAGTCCAATCGACCCGCCAAGTGGCTGTCGGTTCAGAACGCGGTGTCCGAAACTCATCGCACCCGCCGAATACGAATTTTCGGCCGAGGAATGGACAAATACGCGTCGTTTCCTCCGAGCTGTCGAGCGTCGAACGCTCGAACCCACAACTAAGGCTGATCTCGAATCCCGGTTTTTCGACGACGCGAAACCGAGTGGCGAGTCAGGGAATATTGTTGACAATGCGATCGGTCACGTCGTAAACGAAAACTGGGACCAAGCGTCCGAACTGCTCGTCAACTCCTTCGCCGAGCAGAGTATTTGTGCACAGGAGCTTCCAGCCTACGAAGTACCAACAGAGTATGGAACATCGCAACACTATGCTGCGTGCCATCGTCATCGTGATGATGTCATCGACAGCCGTCAAAAGTAG
- a CDS encoding ArgE/DapE family deacylase, with protein sequence MATKRAIYDEVDTRRDEIVSLLSSLLEIRTENPPGRNYRNGAIFLERVLSKRGYDVELIDVPEDVVEHHYPERSHLERVNVLGEKAFGDGPNIHYTGHYDVVPAGEDWTRDPFDPTLEGDRIYARGASDMKSGIVASLVAIDVLEAVNAELEGSVTQSMTVDEETGGFTGLGYLAQEGHLDDTDYCVYTECFDSSRVCLGHRGVLKFKVVTRGRKAHGCMAHDGINAISTMNDFLTRIEKYRTRLHQRTTELPVTPSESRRADISVTMMDAGYSENVVPDRCTATFYRMLVPTESVADVRNEIRELIRKTEGNTDASLDYEEIMFAEPTSVSQDCQISQAFARNIESFYGSSEFVISPGSDDQRFVVNDAGIDQCIVYGPGRLEQAHVEDEFVSVEDILTAIKVMAVSTAQLIGNLDE encoded by the coding sequence ATGGCGACGAAGCGAGCTATTTACGATGAGGTCGATACTCGACGCGATGAGATCGTTTCCCTCCTCTCTTCGCTTCTTGAAATTCGAACAGAAAATCCCCCAGGTAGGAATTATCGAAACGGTGCCATCTTTCTCGAGAGGGTGCTTTCGAAACGGGGATACGACGTCGAATTGATCGACGTTCCCGAAGATGTCGTAGAACATCACTATCCGGAGCGATCCCACTTGGAGCGAGTCAATGTGCTCGGTGAGAAAGCGTTCGGTGATGGGCCGAACATCCACTACACCGGCCACTATGATGTCGTTCCTGCAGGAGAAGATTGGACCCGAGACCCGTTCGACCCGACACTAGAAGGCGACCGGATTTATGCACGCGGTGCCAGCGATATGAAATCCGGTATCGTCGCCAGTCTAGTTGCGATCGACGTATTGGAGGCCGTCAATGCTGAATTGGAAGGGTCAGTCACACAAAGCATGACGGTCGACGAGGAAACGGGTGGGTTTACTGGCCTTGGCTATCTCGCACAGGAAGGTCACCTCGATGACACCGATTATTGTGTTTACACCGAATGTTTCGACTCCTCCCGGGTTTGTCTTGGTCATCGTGGGGTACTGAAGTTCAAGGTCGTGACACGAGGACGAAAGGCACACGGCTGTATGGCCCACGATGGGATCAACGCTATTTCGACGATGAATGACTTCTTGACACGCATCGAGAAGTATCGGACCAGGCTGCATCAACGGACAACTGAACTTCCGGTCACGCCGAGCGAATCTCGACGAGCGGATATCTCGGTGACGATGATGGACGCAGGCTACTCCGAGAATGTGGTCCCAGATCGCTGTACAGCGACGTTCTATCGGATGCTCGTTCCAACCGAATCGGTCGCGGATGTGCGAAACGAGATTCGGGAATTGATACGGAAAACGGAGGGCAACACGGACGCCTCGCTTGACTATGAGGAGATCATGTTTGCGGAACCAACGAGCGTTTCCCAAGACTGTCAGATAAGCCAAGCGTTTGCACGGAATATCGAGTCGTTTTACGGGAGTTCCGAATTCGTCATCTCCCCTGGGTCCGACGATCAACGCTTTGTCGTCAACGACGCAGGCATCGATCAATGCATCGTGTATGGCCCTGGGCGTCTAGAACAGGCTCACGTCGAGGACGAATTCGTATCCGTTGAAGACATACTCACTGCGATCAAAGTGATGGCAGTTTCGACTGCACAGCTCATCGGCAATCTGGACGAATAG
- a CDS encoding ABC transporter permease has protein sequence MGTSEATAESVRKQNQSDHPESEEKIEARVGWRYTLEQIRRDTTARIGLYIIGFIAAIAVFAWIDAKLLDYAIASRFWYNPVNDPSNAQILLPPIGMENTFGAGTMKYPLGTDHRGRDILVRLVYGTRIAMQVGIVSTGFGLIAGTLVGAVAGYHGGWIDDALMRLVETLYAIPFLVLVIAFMAAFGRDLTFAMIGVGITTIPVFARLIRSRVVSVREEEYIEAARAAGVRDRNIILRHVIPNSFAPVLVQATLQVGISILIVAGLSFLGFGAQPPTPSWGQMLSQSRGYMLPDPWFSLWPGLAILITVIGFNLLGDGLRDALDPRINN, from the coding sequence ATGGGAACAAGTGAAGCTACTGCAGAATCAGTCCGGAAACAGAATCAAAGCGATCACCCGGAGAGTGAAGAGAAAATAGAAGCACGCGTCGGCTGGCGATACACGCTCGAACAAATCCGACGAGACACGACTGCGAGAATCGGTCTATATATCATCGGTTTTATCGCGGCGATCGCCGTCTTCGCGTGGATAGACGCAAAATTGCTCGATTACGCCATCGCGAGTCGGTTCTGGTACAATCCCGTGAACGATCCCTCTAACGCCCAAATTCTCCTCCCACCGATCGGGATGGAGAACACGTTTGGGGCCGGGACGATGAAGTATCCGCTTGGAACCGATCACCGCGGCCGCGACATTCTCGTCCGACTCGTCTATGGGACCCGAATCGCTATGCAGGTCGGCATCGTTTCGACCGGCTTCGGGCTCATCGCGGGCACCCTCGTCGGCGCCGTCGCGGGGTATCACGGCGGGTGGATAGACGACGCGCTGATGCGCCTCGTCGAGACGCTTTACGCGATCCCGTTCCTCGTGCTCGTCATCGCGTTCATGGCCGCGTTCGGCCGCGATTTGACCTTTGCCATGATCGGCGTCGGTATCACGACGATACCCGTGTTCGCCCGGCTGATTCGATCGCGCGTGGTCAGCGTACGTGAGGAAGAGTACATCGAGGCGGCACGTGCCGCGGGAGTGCGTGACCGAAACATCATCCTCCGACACGTCATCCCGAACAGCTTCGCACCCGTTCTCGTGCAGGCGACCCTGCAGGTCGGCATCAGCATCCTCATCGTGGCCGGTCTCTCGTTCCTCGGCTTCGGCGCACAACCGCCGACGCCATCGTGGGGCCAGATGCTGAGCCAATCGCGTGGCTACATGCTTCCCGACCCGTGGTTCAGCCTGTGGCCCGGCCTCGCCATTCTCATCACCGTGATAGGGTTCAACCTGCTCGGGGACGGCCTGCGAGACGCGCTCGACCCACGAATAAACAACTAA
- a CDS encoding orc1/cdc6 family replication initiation protein, giving the protein MPNRNTETSDDALSDTAVDPAVDAPRDDDSDQKTIRQLLEEDSGKSVFVNRNLVEPDTIIDEERIVGRDDQLQAVVAYLKPALRDERPPNMLLYGPSGTGKSLIVNAVCGQIVELCESQDINFGVISLNCQPITTLDRAVYKLVETVAKDVGVDTGVPATGVSTEQKYERLYDLINTYYDSVIFILDEIDLLVGREDEPAYSKLLYQLSRAGKTDTIHGTVSVAALTNDPKFMENVDGRSESSFNPEDIPFSDYDANQLREILDHRRDAFRDGALSDDVIPLVAAFAAQSHGDARKGIDLFRKAGDLADRQNDDMVTESHVRDSQDEVDKDRMLTQIEGLSTQKKISLYATAAVAVHTSHTSTAVPSPVGYQVYKWITELLDADQMTRETYIKYVKELNTYGIVDAERKSRGRGQGMHMEFSFSDNPRPILDLLAEDSRLTAIADETDHLKTIAQTKMQKFKSS; this is encoded by the coding sequence ATGCCAAACCGTAACACGGAAACATCTGATGACGCTCTTTCAGATACCGCCGTGGACCCTGCAGTAGACGCTCCAAGGGACGATGATTCCGATCAAAAGACGATTCGTCAACTCCTCGAAGAAGATTCCGGTAAATCGGTCTTCGTAAACCGGAACCTCGTCGAGCCGGACACTATCATCGACGAAGAGCGCATCGTTGGCCGAGACGATCAACTTCAAGCCGTCGTCGCCTATCTCAAACCTGCGCTCCGCGATGAGCGGCCACCGAACATGCTCCTCTACGGTCCATCCGGTACGGGAAAATCACTGATTGTCAATGCTGTCTGCGGACAAATCGTCGAACTCTGTGAATCACAGGACATCAACTTCGGTGTCATCAGCCTCAACTGTCAACCGATCACGACCCTCGACCGAGCAGTCTACAAACTCGTCGAGACGGTCGCAAAAGACGTAGGCGTCGATACGGGTGTCCCAGCGACAGGCGTCTCTACCGAACAAAAGTACGAACGTCTCTATGACTTGATCAACACCTACTACGACTCGGTTATCTTCATTCTCGATGAAATCGATCTCCTCGTCGGCCGAGAAGACGAGCCCGCATACTCGAAATTGCTCTATCAGCTGTCGCGAGCAGGGAAGACGGACACTATTCACGGTACTGTCTCCGTCGCGGCCCTGACGAACGATCCAAAGTTCATGGAGAACGTCGATGGGCGGTCCGAAAGCTCGTTCAATCCCGAGGACATCCCCTTTTCCGACTATGACGCGAATCAACTCCGTGAAATCCTCGACCATCGTCGTGACGCCTTTCGAGACGGGGCCCTCAGTGATGATGTGATTCCATTGGTCGCGGCCTTCGCGGCCCAAAGCCACGGCGACGCCCGCAAAGGGATCGACCTCTTCCGGAAAGCTGGCGACCTCGCCGACCGGCAAAACGATGACATGGTCACAGAATCCCATGTCCGAGACTCGCAAGACGAAGTCGATAAAGACCGTATGCTGACTCAGATCGAGGGACTTTCCACACAAAAGAAAATATCACTCTACGCGACTGCAGCCGTGGCCGTACACACGTCCCATACCAGTACAGCAGTCCCGAGTCCAGTTGGCTATCAAGTCTACAAGTGGATCACTGAACTGCTAGACGCCGATCAGATGACGCGTGAAACCTATATCAAATACGTGAAAGAGCTCAACACGTACGGAATCGTTGACGCCGAACGCAAGAGCCGTGGCCGTGGTCAGGGAATGCATATGGAATTTTCCTTCTCGGATAATCCCCGCCCTATACTCGACCTCCTGGCAGAGGATTCTCGGCTCACGGCGATTGCCGATGAGACGGATCATCTCAAGACAATCGCACAAACGAAAATGCAGAAGTTTAAGAGTTCGTAA